From a single Oceanispirochaeta sp. M1 genomic region:
- a CDS encoding MFS transporter: protein MSSLYTLSASFIWGINTLFLLNSGLNIFEVFIANAVFTSSMTLFEIPTGVFADTKGRRFSFLVSTIILFLGTIGYVAVSQFNGGLLFFCIFSIILGLGFTFYSGAVEAWVVDELHAAGYTGPLDSIFSRAASISGIMMILGTIAGGGMGYINLQIPYIARATALVLLFIFASFFMKEQGFTPLGKSKNFMNHLKRITKDSLDAGWNHKTLRLFMIVSFFHSAFMMWGFYASQPYLLDFIGNREAVWISGLVAASIALAQILGNSLVNPLIARVKKRTTIMLASASMAVVFAAGIGISSTFISALSFLFLFMAALGLFMPIKQSFMHQLIPKEQRATVISFDSLIGNGGGIIGQPSLGYLSKAYSIGLSYITGSFLLLMAIPFILRIQRQGETADMTES from the coding sequence ATCAGCAGTTTATATACATTATCAGCCTCATTTATTTGGGGAATCAATACTCTGTTTCTTCTTAATTCCGGTTTAAATATATTTGAAGTGTTTATTGCCAATGCAGTATTTACTTCCAGTATGACACTCTTTGAAATACCAACTGGAGTCTTTGCAGATACAAAAGGACGCCGGTTTTCTTTTCTTGTTTCAACCATCATTCTATTCCTGGGTACCATAGGTTATGTTGCAGTATCTCAATTCAATGGAGGATTACTATTTTTCTGTATTTTTTCGATTATCCTTGGCCTTGGTTTCACTTTTTATTCCGGTGCTGTTGAAGCCTGGGTTGTTGATGAGCTTCATGCCGCCGGATACACAGGTCCTCTGGACAGTATCTTTTCCCGAGCTGCGTCTATATCTGGAATTATGATGATACTGGGAACCATAGCCGGTGGTGGAATGGGGTATATTAATCTTCAAATACCCTATATTGCCAGGGCAACAGCCTTAGTCCTGTTATTTATATTCGCCTCATTTTTCATGAAGGAACAGGGATTTACTCCTCTTGGCAAAAGCAAAAACTTTATGAACCATTTGAAGAGGATCACAAAAGATTCCCTGGATGCAGGTTGGAATCATAAAACCCTCAGATTGTTTATGATCGTTTCTTTTTTCCATTCTGCATTTATGATGTGGGGTTTTTATGCGTCACAACCCTACTTACTGGATTTTATAGGAAATAGAGAGGCAGTATGGATATCAGGTCTCGTTGCGGCCTCAATTGCTCTTGCACAGATTCTAGGCAATTCTCTGGTGAACCCCCTTATTGCAAGAGTTAAAAAGAGAACCACCATAATGCTCGCATCGGCATCAATGGCAGTTGTTTTTGCTGCGGGAATCGGAATCTCAAGCACTTTCATATCTGCTTTATCATTCCTTTTCTTATTTATGGCTGCATTGGGACTATTTATGCCTATAAAACAAAGTTTCATGCACCAGTTAATTCCTAAAGAACAGAGAGCAACTGTTATTTCTTTTGACTCACTTATCGGGAATGGCGGTGGTATAATTGGCCAGCCTTCCCTAGGCTACCTCTCAAAGGCTTATTCCATTGGACTATCCTATATCACAGGCTCTTTTCTTTTGTTAATGGCAATACCTTTTATACTGAGAATACAACGACAGGGAGAAACTGCTGACATGACAGAGTCGTGA
- a CDS encoding alpha-amylase family protein, with protein sequence MKELSYRQIHMDFHTGDQIPRVGNEFKGDEFASILKSADVDSITCFARCHHGWLYYDSKKFPELVHPSLEQRDLLREQIEACHKEGIRVPIYTTIQWDGKMSYEHPEYCVVTPDGAIDGYKPHEPGFYSFLCVNTAYRDFLKEHLKEILTTLPVDGIFMDIVQERDCSCKSCMDGMKERGFDVLKKEQRMKYAHIMLREFKKEISSFIREYNDDCSIFFNGSHVGPGIRDSLGSYTHLEVESLPSGGWGYTHFPLVSRFTRGLGKEFVGMTGKFHTNWGDFHSYKNKASLEYECFNMLAQGGGCSIGDQLIPSGKIDRVAYDLIGSVYKSVKDKEPWCRNAESLADIGVFNLEEWSVGENPAAMIGALRLLEEPGLQFDLIDSLSDFKKYKLIIMADLVPVDVTLKTKLQAYLDNGGKILASFESGLVASGKKFAMESFGIEKIEVDDRDWKGDKSSGKDYHTNDYCDFIIPEGEFFRGLPKVEHSMYIRGLSVKAGKNTEVLSNTVKPWFYRDPDHFCGHQQTSSSGEIGTPAVTYGNDILYFSHPVFTIYRKKGPLWIKKMVSNGIEKLIKPRISHDGPSTLKVMVNRQTQERRWIIHLLHYIPEKRCEQIEIIEDIIPLYNISLSLLSEHRPLDITVVPEMKKVEFTYDSHKADFSISKIEGHCMVEVKYGD encoded by the coding sequence ATGAAAGAACTATCCTATCGCCAGATACATATGGATTTTCATACAGGAGATCAAATCCCCAGAGTGGGCAATGAGTTCAAAGGAGATGAATTCGCTTCAATTCTGAAATCGGCAGATGTCGATTCTATCACCTGCTTTGCTCGTTGCCATCACGGCTGGCTTTATTATGATTCAAAAAAGTTTCCAGAGCTTGTACATCCCAGTCTGGAACAGAGAGACCTTCTTAGAGAACAGATCGAGGCATGTCATAAAGAGGGAATACGAGTACCCATCTACACGACCATTCAATGGGATGGGAAAATGTCCTACGAGCATCCCGAATATTGTGTTGTTACTCCTGATGGAGCCATAGATGGATATAAGCCTCATGAGCCAGGTTTTTATTCATTTCTCTGTGTCAACACAGCTTATCGGGACTTTTTGAAAGAGCATTTAAAGGAAATTCTCACGACATTGCCAGTTGATGGAATCTTTATGGATATAGTCCAGGAGCGCGACTGTTCCTGTAAGTCCTGTATGGATGGGATGAAAGAGAGGGGATTTGATGTTCTGAAAAAAGAGCAGAGGATGAAATATGCCCATATTATGCTGAGAGAGTTCAAAAAAGAAATATCATCATTTATACGCGAGTACAATGATGACTGCTCAATCTTTTTTAACGGATCCCATGTAGGTCCCGGAATCAGAGACTCTCTCGGTTCTTATACTCATCTCGAAGTGGAGTCTCTCCCATCAGGCGGGTGGGGTTATACTCATTTTCCCCTGGTTTCCAGATTTACGAGAGGACTGGGAAAGGAGTTTGTCGGTATGACCGGAAAGTTCCACACCAACTGGGGTGACTTCCACTCATATAAAAATAAGGCGTCCCTGGAATATGAGTGCTTCAATATGCTCGCTCAGGGTGGAGGTTGTTCAATCGGTGATCAGCTGATTCCTTCGGGAAAAATCGATCGGGTAGCTTATGATCTGATCGGATCAGTGTACAAATCAGTGAAAGATAAAGAACCCTGGTGCAGAAATGCAGAATCTTTGGCGGATATCGGTGTTTTTAATCTGGAAGAATGGTCTGTGGGAGAAAATCCAGCAGCAATGATCGGTGCTCTGCGGCTTCTCGAGGAACCGGGATTGCAGTTTGATCTTATTGATAGTCTATCAGACTTTAAGAAATACAAACTTATTATAATGGCGGATCTGGTTCCTGTCGATGTGACACTGAAAACAAAGCTGCAGGCATATCTGGACAACGGTGGAAAAATTCTTGCTTCCTTTGAGTCTGGTTTGGTGGCTTCGGGAAAAAAATTTGCTATGGAATCTTTTGGCATAGAAAAAATCGAAGTCGACGATAGAGACTGGAAGGGAGATAAATCATCCGGAAAGGATTATCATACCAATGACTACTGCGATTTTATAATCCCTGAAGGGGAATTCTTCCGTGGATTGCCGAAAGTGGAACACTCTATGTATATTCGCGGTTTGTCGGTTAAGGCCGGAAAGAATACAGAAGTGCTTAGCAATACAGTTAAACCCTGGTTCTATCGGGACCCTGATCATTTCTGCGGCCATCAGCAGACATCTTCTTCAGGAGAAATAGGTACACCGGCTGTTACCTATGGAAATGATATCCTGTATTTCTCTCATCCCGTGTTTACAATCTATCGTAAGAAGGGACCTCTCTGGATTAAAAAAATGGTATCAAATGGGATTGAAAAGCTGATTAAACCCAGAATCTCTCATGACGGTCCTTCGACTCTCAAGGTCATGGTCAACAGGCAGACACAAGAAAGACGATGGATAATTCATCTCCTTCATTACATACCGGAGAAAAGGTGTGAGCAGATTGAAATTATTGAGGATATCATTCCTCTGTATAATATTTCATTGTCTCTGCTGTCAGAACACCGGCCTCTTGATATTACAGTTGTTCCTGAGATGAAAAAAGTTGAATTTACTTACGACTCCCATAAGGCAGATTTTTCAATTTCGAAGATAGAAGGTCATTGTATGGTAGAAGTCAAATATGGTGATTAG
- a CDS encoding carbohydrate ABC transporter permease: MVETNKKIAPYIFISPFIILFLVFGLFPIFYSITISFFKWTVAGPQEFRGLRNYISLLTSDPFFKNSLNTTFILLVFGSLLQHVFAIPLAIMLNNENLKGRDFFKILYFLPYITSTVVIALVFSQLYDQNYGWLNYILTNWFNSSGVKWVQDPVAIKASISIMVNWRFIGWNTIIYLAGLQSVDKSLYEAASIDGARGFKMHWHITVPLLMPIIFFAVSLSIIGGMQLFEEPFVLMRGYEYMGGPENAGLTSAYYLLATGFNFNRFGKASAIAWILFIIIMFMTFINKLITDRLQK, translated from the coding sequence ATGGTAGAAACAAACAAAAAGATCGCTCCTTATATATTTATCAGCCCCTTTATTATCCTTTTTCTGGTTTTTGGACTCTTTCCCATTTTTTACTCCATAACCATATCATTCTTCAAATGGACCGTAGCCGGACCTCAGGAGTTCCGTGGACTTCGGAATTATATTAGCCTTTTGACCTCAGATCCCTTCTTCAAAAACTCCCTGAATACAACATTTATCCTTCTTGTGTTCGGCTCTCTGCTTCAGCATGTCTTTGCCATCCCCCTGGCCATCATGCTGAACAATGAGAACCTGAAGGGAAGAGACTTTTTCAAGATCCTTTATTTTCTGCCCTATATCACCAGTACCGTTGTCATCGCCCTGGTATTCTCCCAGCTCTATGATCAAAATTACGGCTGGCTGAATTACATCCTGACAAACTGGTTCAACAGCTCTGGTGTGAAATGGGTTCAGGACCCGGTTGCCATCAAGGCAAGTATCTCTATCATGGTGAATTGGAGATTTATAGGCTGGAACACAATCATCTATCTGGCGGGGCTGCAGTCAGTAGACAAATCCCTCTATGAAGCGGCATCCATCGATGGTGCCAGGGGATTCAAAATGCACTGGCATATTACGGTGCCCCTGCTCATGCCTATCATCTTCTTTGCCGTGTCTCTCAGTATCATCGGAGGTATGCAGCTTTTTGAAGAACCCTTCGTACTGATGAGAGGCTACGAATACATGGGTGGACCGGAAAATGCCGGACTGACCAGTGCCTACTATCTACTGGCGACAGGTTTCAACTTTAATCGTTTCGGAAAGGCCTCGGCCATAGCCTGGATACTGTTTATCATCATCATGTTTATGACATTCATAAACAAACTGATCACCGACAGGCTGCAGAAATAG
- a CDS encoding MATE family efflux transporter, whose product MTDRYIMITNDKEASVLLRLAAPMMFGILGMSIFNLMDTLFVGRLGTVELAALSFTFPVILVVSSVSHGLGVGMTAAVSKAAGGNDRTKLKNIISWGLGLSVLIVILVVLLGQLTIEPLFRALGADKQTLPVIKEYMRIWYFGAVFVVIPMVGNAAIRGLGDTKIPSMVMLIAAIVNTILDPLLIFGIGPFPELGVRGAAIATVAARGITFTVALWVLIKREKIISFANPSKIVEVWKELLFVAIPNALSKMIIPLGAAIIIRLIASYGRESVAGFGVAGKLEMFALLPVMALSSVIPVFIGQNLGAGNKNRVLKGLKLSGLFSLFYGIIIYIILLLNGGFLGGLFNKNEKVIEVIIIYLSIVPIAYFFRSIMDLSITSLSVTGKPIQAALISLIQMFLLYIPMAYVGSKLFGIQGIFGALSISLLLIGPVSYYIARRYIIKLPVIHPT is encoded by the coding sequence TTGACTGACAGATACATTATGATCACAAATGATAAAGAAGCATCCGTACTGCTGCGCCTTGCCGCACCCATGATGTTTGGAATTTTAGGAATGAGTATCTTCAATTTGATGGATACTCTGTTTGTAGGCCGACTGGGAACAGTTGAACTTGCAGCCCTCTCTTTTACTTTCCCTGTTATTCTCGTAGTAAGCAGTGTTTCTCACGGACTGGGAGTCGGAATGACTGCAGCTGTGTCAAAGGCCGCCGGAGGAAACGACAGAACTAAGTTGAAAAATATAATCAGCTGGGGCCTCGGGCTATCAGTATTGATAGTCATCTTAGTTGTATTACTCGGACAGCTGACAATTGAACCGCTGTTTAGAGCACTTGGCGCCGATAAGCAGACTCTGCCGGTCATCAAAGAATACATGAGAATCTGGTATTTTGGAGCTGTATTTGTTGTCATTCCCATGGTAGGAAATGCTGCAATCAGAGGTCTTGGTGATACAAAGATTCCTTCGATGGTAATGCTGATCGCGGCTATAGTAAATACAATTCTTGATCCACTATTAATTTTTGGAATCGGCCCTTTTCCTGAACTGGGAGTCCGAGGGGCAGCAATTGCCACCGTTGCAGCCCGGGGAATAACATTTACAGTCGCCCTATGGGTACTGATTAAGCGTGAAAAAATCATATCTTTTGCAAATCCATCTAAGATAGTTGAGGTATGGAAAGAACTGTTATTTGTGGCCATACCGAATGCCCTTTCGAAGATGATTATTCCATTGGGAGCAGCTATCATCATCCGCTTAATTGCCTCATATGGGCGCGAATCGGTGGCCGGATTCGGAGTAGCCGGAAAGCTTGAGATGTTTGCTCTATTGCCTGTTATGGCATTGAGTTCGGTAATACCTGTATTTATCGGACAGAACCTCGGTGCAGGTAATAAAAATCGCGTACTGAAGGGTCTTAAGCTCAGCGGATTATTCTCACTGTTTTACGGCATCATTATCTATATCATTCTTCTATTAAACGGCGGCTTTCTCGGGGGTCTGTTCAATAAAAATGAAAAAGTAATAGAGGTTATTATAATATATCTAAGCATTGTACCAATAGCGTATTTCTTCAGAAGTATAATGGATCTTTCAATAACAAGCCTGTCGGTTACAGGAAAACCTATTCAGGCAGCCTTGATCAGCCTTATTCAGATGTTCCTGCTTTATATACCAATGGCATACGTCGGTTCAAAGCTATTCGGCATCCAGGGAATATTCGGAGCCCTTTCGATCTCTCTTCTTTTAATAGGTCCGGTTTCATATTACATTGCACGACGGTATATCATAAAACTGCCTGTTATACATCCGACATGA
- a CDS encoding MarR family winged helix-turn-helix transcriptional regulator, with product MSKSHGYYISSIYRHLQIYLNRQFSNSGVGSGQYLFFINIVQNEGINQKDLSDLLAIDKATTAKAVRKLTKLGYIVQKQNIQDKRFYNLYLTEKGRDILPEIKTILKGSRDILQEGMTSEECDQSLKLLGLMLNNIHHEVKEKKELY from the coding sequence ATGTCAAAATCCCATGGTTATTACATATCATCAATCTACCGTCATCTTCAGATTTATCTGAACAGACAGTTTTCTAATAGTGGAGTCGGGAGCGGACAATATCTTTTTTTCATAAACATTGTACAGAATGAAGGAATAAATCAGAAAGATTTAAGTGATCTTCTTGCAATTGATAAAGCTACTACAGCGAAGGCAGTACGTAAACTTACAAAACTGGGATACATCGTCCAGAAACAGAACATACAGGACAAGAGATTCTATAACCTTTATCTGACTGAAAAAGGGAGGGATATACTTCCTGAAATAAAAACGATCCTGAAAGGATCAAGAGACATCCTTCAAGAGGGTATGACTTCGGAAGAATGCGATCAATCTCTTAAACTGCTCGGTTTAATGCTGAATAACATACATCACGAAGTGAAAGAAAAGAAGGAATTATATTGA
- a CDS encoding ABC transporter substrate-binding protein → MKKGTIAMMIFIALAIVSPVFSSGSKEIEEGGKQEKELTFLTVEAVYIEDYDTNDFTKHMEKRSDVKIDWETIPEQAMEEKLNLVLASGDYPDVFFGLSFTDDKLSLYGTEEQLLMPLNDLIDQHMPNLKKVLDSIPGAWGAITSPDGKIYGLPSFNICYHCENANKMWVYKPWLDTLGLEMPRTTEEYEEMLIAFRDQDPNGNGKNDEIPYAAAIKAWHATADLFLLNSFVYTDIDSRIDVSPERYIGFYVDKGEVKTSVDTDGYRDGLRYLNKLYSQGLIFPGSFTQDGSQLVQLVEGSDEPVVGVTTGGWGGVFSDFGGERYSNFRPLEPLEGPNGVQYTPTYLSAPIPGSFVIAASCEYPVEAVQWVDYLYSTEGTLHARNGLEGVNWRWAVDGELGLDGEPAIWKQLIPWNDTDPQNESFLEVGPRAMTSEFRLGQVTEQDLDMYGQDGIEKMLFESTKDLYKPHADASMALPRLKFLSDEVSEFATIRTEYAKYVKQSLIQFIVGDLDIESDWDTYITNLNKLDQADLLEVSQKAYDRQFK, encoded by the coding sequence ATGAAAAAAGGGACCATTGCAATGATGATTTTTATTGCGCTGGCTATTGTGTCTCCGGTATTCAGTTCAGGATCTAAGGAAATAGAAGAAGGTGGAAAACAAGAGAAAGAACTGACTTTTTTGACTGTTGAAGCCGTTTATATCGAAGATTATGACACAAATGATTTTACAAAACACATGGAAAAAAGGTCCGATGTAAAAATCGATTGGGAGACAATACCTGAACAGGCAATGGAAGAAAAACTGAATCTGGTTTTAGCCAGCGGTGATTATCCCGATGTCTTTTTTGGTCTCAGCTTCACTGATGATAAGCTTTCGCTGTATGGTACAGAAGAACAGCTGCTAATGCCTCTCAATGATCTGATAGATCAGCATATGCCGAATCTTAAAAAAGTGCTTGATTCTATTCCTGGTGCCTGGGGTGCTATAACCAGCCCTGATGGTAAAATCTACGGATTACCTTCATTTAATATTTGCTACCATTGTGAAAATGCCAATAAGATGTGGGTCTACAAACCGTGGTTGGATACACTAGGCTTGGAGATGCCCAGGACTACTGAAGAATACGAAGAGATGCTCATAGCCTTTAGAGATCAGGATCCCAACGGAAATGGAAAAAATGATGAGATCCCTTACGCCGCGGCTATTAAAGCCTGGCATGCTACTGCGGACCTTTTTCTGTTGAATTCTTTTGTCTACACAGATATCGATTCCAGAATAGATGTTTCACCCGAACGCTACATTGGATTCTATGTTGATAAGGGAGAAGTTAAAACAAGTGTCGATACCGATGGGTACCGTGACGGACTACGTTATCTCAATAAACTATACAGCCAGGGACTGATCTTTCCAGGATCATTTACTCAGGATGGTTCTCAGCTGGTTCAGCTTGTTGAGGGAAGCGATGAACCCGTAGTAGGTGTAACAACAGGAGGATGGGGAGGTGTATTCTCAGATTTCGGTGGTGAGCGATATAGTAATTTCAGACCCCTCGAACCACTTGAAGGTCCCAATGGTGTACAGTACACACCTACCTATCTATCTGCACCGATTCCCGGTAGTTTCGTTATTGCTGCATCTTGTGAATACCCTGTGGAAGCCGTTCAGTGGGTAGATTATCTCTACTCTACAGAGGGAACGCTTCATGCTAGAAATGGTCTTGAAGGTGTTAACTGGAGATGGGCCGTAGACGGTGAATTGGGGCTCGACGGGGAACCGGCCATATGGAAGCAGCTGATTCCCTGGAATGATACAGATCCTCAGAATGAGTCATTTCTAGAAGTCGGTCCTCGCGCCATGACCAGCGAATTCAGATTGGGACAGGTAACTGAACAGGATCTGGATATGTATGGACAGGACGGGATTGAAAAAATGCTTTTCGAATCCACAAAGGACCTATATAAGCCTCACGCCGATGCTTCCATGGCTCTTCCCAGATTAAAATTCCTCTCTGATGAAGTTTCAGAGTTCGCGACCATAAGAACCGAATATGCCAAATATGTGAAGCAGTCTCTAATACAGTTCATCGTAGGAGATTTGGATATTGAATCAGACTGGGATACCTATATTACCAATCTAAATAAACTGGATCAGGCTGATTTACTGGAAGTTTCCCAGAAAGCCTATGACCGTCAATTCAAGTAA
- a CDS encoding sugar ABC transporter permease, whose translation MTDLRIAGRKAKKHWQFYVIILLPLLYLIIFKYIPMFGLQIGFKQYRVSKGIWGSEWVGLKNFIRFFSSPSSMQIIWNTISLSLYSILISFPFAIILAVALNEAASKRYKKFTQMITYMPYFISTVVLVSMIIQFTDTRMGLVNHFIGLFGMKPVNFMAKPDLFRHIYVWTNVWQTTGYNAIIYLAALTTIDPQLYEAAKVDGCSRVQKILHIDLPGIQSTVIILLILNMGYVMSIGFEKAYLMQNGLNLQTSEIISTYIYRIGLINSDFSFSTAVGFFNSIINLVLLLTVNKLARKTGETGLW comes from the coding sequence TTGACAGATTTAAGAATTGCGGGACGGAAGGCAAAAAAACATTGGCAGTTTTATGTTATAATTCTTTTACCGCTACTCTATTTGATTATTTTTAAATATATACCAATGTTCGGTCTTCAAATCGGATTTAAGCAGTATAGAGTTTCTAAAGGAATTTGGGGAAGTGAATGGGTCGGTTTGAAGAATTTTATAAGGTTCTTCTCCTCACCTTCGAGTATGCAGATAATCTGGAATACCATATCCCTGAGCCTATATAGCATTCTAATCTCATTTCCCTTTGCCATTATACTTGCCGTTGCTCTCAATGAGGCTGCAAGTAAACGTTATAAGAAATTTACTCAGATGATTACCTATATGCCTTATTTTATTTCTACAGTAGTCCTTGTTTCCATGATCATACAGTTTACTGATACAAGGATGGGACTGGTAAATCATTTTATCGGGCTATTCGGAATGAAACCGGTCAATTTCATGGCAAAACCAGATCTCTTCCGCCATATTTATGTCTGGACTAACGTCTGGCAGACCACGGGTTACAATGCCATCATTTACCTGGCCGCTCTCACCACTATTGATCCGCAATTGTACGAGGCGGCGAAAGTCGATGGGTGCTCGAGAGTTCAAAAAATCTTGCACATAGATCTTCCTGGAATACAGTCTACAGTAATAATTCTACTCATTCTCAATATGGGCTACGTCATGAGCATCGGGTTTGAAAAAGCTTATCTAATGCAAAACGGGCTTAATCTGCAAACATCGGAAATCATCTCTACCTATATTTACAGAATCGGACTGATCAATTCTGATTTCAGTTTCTCTACGGCTGTGGGATTTTTCAACTCGATTATTAATCTGGTTCTGCTGCTGACAGTAAACAAACTGGCCAGAAAAACAGGAGAAACAGGATTATGGTAA
- a CDS encoding carbohydrate ABC transporter permease, which translates to MVKNKKIKQLKSDRFFDLVNSIFLGFCVLLVSYPLIYILSASISDHRAVVSGKVWFFPVGFDLTAYKAVFSNKMILSGYSNSIFYMIVGTALSVFLTILAAFPLSRKEFYGRNIFMGIFLFTMLFSGGLIPTYLVVQKLGIIDTRLAMVLPNAMGIWNVIVTRTYLKSTISDELYEAAQLEGCSDIKFLFSFVIPLSGPIIAVMSLYYAVWIWNAYFDALIYLKSRELFPLQIVLRNILILNQTDGGMVKDISVMARKQGLADVLKYALIVVSSAPLLIIYPFVQKHFVKGIMIGSVKG; encoded by the coding sequence ATGGTAAAAAATAAAAAAATAAAACAGCTGAAATCGGACAGGTTTTTTGATCTGGTAAACAGCATTTTCCTTGGATTCTGTGTTTTGTTAGTCTCTTATCCACTCATTTACATCCTAAGTGCTTCCATCAGTGATCATAGAGCTGTGGTATCAGGAAAAGTATGGTTTTTTCCAGTGGGATTTGATCTAACTGCCTACAAGGCCGTATTTAGTAATAAAATGATACTTAGTGGATATTCAAATTCAATTTTTTATATGATAGTTGGTACCGCTCTGAGCGTGTTTCTTACTATTCTGGCAGCTTTTCCTCTCTCTAGAAAAGAGTTTTACGGCAGAAACATCTTTATGGGAATATTCCTGTTTACGATGCTATTCTCCGGTGGTCTTATTCCAACATACCTGGTTGTTCAGAAATTAGGAATCATTGACACCAGGCTGGCCATGGTCCTTCCCAACGCCATGGGTATATGGAATGTGATCGTCACCAGAACCTATCTGAAATCCACTATTTCCGATGAACTCTACGAAGCGGCGCAGCTCGAAGGTTGTTCAGATATCAAATTTCTCTTTTCATTTGTAATACCCCTGTCTGGGCCTATCATCGCTGTCATGTCACTCTATTATGCCGTTTGGATATGGAATGCCTATTTTGATGCTTTGATTTATTTGAAAAGCCGGGAACTGTTTCCTCTGCAGATCGTGCTGAGAAATATTCTGATTCTCAATCAGACAGATGGGGGAATGGTAAAGGACATAAGCGTTATGGCCCGTAAACAGGGGCTGGCAGATGTCCTGAAATACGCACTGATCGTTGTGTCCAGTGCCCCTTTGCTTATAATTTATCCCTTTGTTCAGAAACATTTTGTGAAAGGAATCATGATCGGATCTGTCAAAGGATAA